One genomic region from Anopheles bellator chromosome 2, idAnoBellAS_SP24_06.2, whole genome shotgun sequence encodes:
- the LOC131209223 gene encoding uncharacterized protein LOC131209223, which yields MASLKDWDVLRLSTLITNINAKLSASIKTDQEYQLLCLVRQNDQILFRYIDRRGEVHLMLLCWFAENRKQIQDVCFDGTGCWLLVFCYDNTLHIVPALSICDKSLEHVDTTFNRDEITSFIVPFIGPHECPNPQTCPNNSHNSQQQQASTSHRSSLASEAGSLKESAISMAAVGSGGSPSSEPNLIFDAPTIKKSSSSYTTHKIDEIFSLNSIYRKLFLEQLDKAREEQQANRSISANGTDTPIAMKTIEDFFADASQLKEAADGSKDSTPLETYTISSSIASTVSASCPYPTCCSWWRTLASEPRAILGYSDGSICVVALTPNCPFLGNTNCERGSIEKLIICQDNSMETISLMINTSTKEQWKLLLEQKSIKYTFPGEITPTSGPELRSELLRSLADGGSSDSVPGVPCEDWQIVLSLPKDGDPGAVGAGGGATQQHRPAPVNNDGESSGSSPNSSEPASGDDFEKVESESLPEAAEKANGSVAATSGTLPKLLPAAKARLQSLRDLGAKKIGTLKLKLSESRIKAKEREKFKEQAANLAVMELPGMYPEILTTPAGPYFVVQYLEGKYLLSALHSYSDTLSVHSMDISLIPLHIYKLPKQCHSTMLTRNVLYVLHSLQPEESSPPAPTEEQEPEDGKEKMDSLEESESSSSSSDGAPPNAVSVVSCKIASMKMGDDCDFNEHSLLGVFHFPEERVLDIHRLCGDAPGRSDECETANEPPNGDADTSRQPTAGVSQGEQRSFFQKSPAANYLRIQKGLRMERKLDTSEAQVMVSEFPSIEFDQALIVTDRNLYAVELADSGRSLFLSLAHRCIWAACEDFCTTFGLPLATCIEYAGDVLLRRKRISEALMTYNVARLSPMKTALKLALANESKALMKLCAMALRNTHIIGSQYLMHDIMRLLVDEAHLGNVVYDSLINLNCRTSLQPINTGAQCSDFSYDNDDALLDVQISPSDQFHLSNLMFLTLCERCAQDKNYIPLWNFIVTNSKYHTSLACIMLAHSKLYSTSVLLAMTRGTCLDVFSCLVGTWEQTAAETPPTAAETNAFMYNLSNELFMECLIYLQDFTVNYFELIRKQLEVFDINVLERLVRQLNPFHPVYRPLLHRLSNHESTAQEPSGRHLLFFCKALIETFLAVAIRAQQLKVHHEGGSFLNALKHVRVRHEERAVEMNLQQFSPIATGFSHAVTVVRHAAFVWGSNGINCALSRTSLQGDTIGLNGLPPEVSFLRQIDLDVLAAQCGRLHTLFLTSNGLYAMGSNNLGQLGIGSHVINALQPMLVKSLDGKNITHFAVGQYHNAVVANGLLYTWGWGVFGQLGHGKVDDSSKPKVLEFFRNKIILQLALGHAHTLVLCRDNCDVHSSLYVFGSNHYGQLGLGQEDPFGTTVDTRNGKSFLVSLVPRRVQLGEEIALINTNLFVNLILTTCNKLYTWGASPQALRLATQAKKRAKSNKGGGGFSKFSSMLRSTPPPSASSGDRKSSQTIEEEPEPQVRSCLAQDAEASEQVPEIAKNSNSTSPSEQLEDESVTGQSGVSVPEIKITDESTPSTAGDKQSEVDDKVPPGDDALEHLFPSLVDTSLVEGNIVKISSGLYHFALVTTDGALYTWGKNIERQLGREGGRNEVLIPTRLEAIDNVQYVECGADFTIVMTGDYGVKAWGNNNMGQCAKEISLDRTGVPGKLVRLPISNRVVRIPDKSQFIETPHDVRLPINGGLGYGEPMRFLKSMPKFRRSFVVKSSLEKLISNNLSTISSSLNDVSQAEVDDLLVELPETVTEGRLHAGGSTMSSLQSVSYATSPTSLALDDDDDDDEEDDDDDDGDEEEEEQGENGEPGEHKAMEVTDGSTDSSRLFTERHLLGNDFIHYCLYLFYGLYSQEGVLDLIKRSNEYHIRMTLLSYDYVEGFRLILELLSSSLSSSASSTSIARQTQNLVKIFEYFTKDTSIVPMEVGNIKYFIYELFMFFIRHNLTVTVLEEFFLRNLDCYLVPLASVLYFHNTNNLVSPRSANSAGATVDAEVLALERKLLDKFNNNNNSLLAGGSLGGEEGLQLPGNGPNVARKLENTDTICGALSTSFNVTICQKLLEHFDRCK from the exons ATGGCCTCGTTAAAGGACTGGGATGTGCTGCGGTTGAGCACGCTCATCACAAACATCAACGCGAAGCTTTCGGCCAGCATCAAGACCGATCAGGAGTACCAGTTGCTGTGTTTGGTGCGCCAGAACGATCAGATTCTGTTCCGCTACATCGACCGGCGGGGGGAGGTGCATCTGATGCTGCTCTGTTGGTTTGCCGAGAACCGGAAGCAAATCCAGGACGTGTGCTTCGACGGTACcggttgctggttgctggtcTTCT GTTACGACAATACACTGCACATAGTTCCGGCACTATCAATTTGTGATAAATCCCTCGAACACGTGGACACAACGTTCAATCGAGACGAGATCACCTCCTTTATCGTACCGTTCATCGGTCCGCACGAGTGTCCCAATCCGCAAACCTGCCCAAACAACTCGCacaacagccagcagcaacaggcatCCACGTCGCACCGATCATCACTAGCTTCCGAGGCTGGAAGCTTGAAGGAAAGTGCCATATCGATGGCCGCCGTTGGGAGCGGTGGCAGTCCCTCTTCGGAACCGAATCTCATATTCGATGCACCAACCATCAAAAAGTCTAGCTCCAGCTACACGACGCATAAGATCGATGAGATCTTTTCGCTGAACAGCATCTACCGGAAGCTGTTTCTCGAGCAGCTGGACAAAGCGCGCGAAGAGCAGCAGGCCAACCGGAGCATATCGGCGAACGGGACCGATACTCCGATCGCTATGAAAACGATTGAAGACTTTTTCGCCGACGCTTCACAGTTGAAAGAAGCGGCCGATGGGTCGAAGGATTCGACGCCACTCGAGACATATACCATCAGCTCGAGTATTGCGTCGACGGTGTCCGCTTCCTGTCCGTATCCGACGTGCTGCAGTTGGTGGCGAACGCTCGCTAGTGAGCCGCGTGCCATTCTCGGGTATTCCGATGGATCGATCTGCGTCGTCG CTCTTACTCCGAATTGTCCGTTTCTTGGCAACACCAACTGCGAGCGAGGTTCGATCGAGAAGCTGATCATCTGCCAGGACAACAGTATGGAAACGATCAGTCTGATGATCAACACTTCAACCAAAGAGCAGTGGAAGCTGCTACTGGAGCAGAAGTCCATCAAGTACACGTTCCCGGGAGAGATAACGCCAACGTCGGGGCCTGAACTTCGTTCAGAGTTACTCCGTTCGCTGGCTGACGGTGGATCGAGCGATTCGGTTCCGGGAGTGCCGTGCGAGGATTGGCAGATTGTGCTTTCGTTGCCGAAGGACGGTGATCCGGGGGCTGTTGGTGCTGGAGGTGGCGCAACACAGCAGCATCGACCGGCACCCGTCAACAACGACGGTGAAAGTAGCGGATCCAGTCCCAACAGCTCCGAACCGGCATCGGGTGATGATTTCGAGAAGGTCGAAAGTGAATCACTACCAGAAGCTGCGGAGAAGGCGAATGGAAGCGTTGCTGCGACCAGTGGAACGCTACCGAAGTTGTTGCCGGCGGCCAAAGCCCGTCTGCAATCGTTGCGCGACTTGGGCGCGAAAAAGATCGGCACCCTGAAGCTGAAGCTTTCCGAGAGCCGCATCAAGGCGAAGGAGCGTGAAAAGTTTAAAGAGCAGGCGGCCAATCTGGCAGTGATGGAACTGCCCGGGATGTACCCGGAAATACTGACCACCCCGGCGGGGCCATACTTCGTGGTTCAGTACCTGGAAGGGAAGTACCTGCTGAGTGCACTCCACTCGTACTCCGATACACTTTCGGTGCACAGCATGGACATCAGCCTGATCCCGCTGCACATCTACAAACTCCCGAAACAGTGCCATTCGACGATGCTGACGCGCAATGTGCTGTACGTCCTGCACAGTCTGCAACCGGAAGAATCCAGTCCGCCGGCTCCCACCGAAGAGCAAGAGCCAGAGGACGGGAAGGAAAAGATGGACTCGCTGGAGGAAAGCGAGAGTAGCTCCAGCTCAAGTGATGGCGCACCGCCGAATGCGGTCAGTGTTGTGAGCTGCAAGATTGCGTCGATGAAGATGGGCGATGACTGTGACTTTAACGAGCACTCGTTGCTGGGcgtgtttcactttccggAAGAACGTGTCCTCGACATTCATCGTCTGTGCGGTGACGCCCCTGGTCGAAGCGATGAGTGTGAAACGGCGAATGAGCCGCCGAATGGAGACGCGGACACATCACGTCAACCGACAGCCGGTGTGTCGCAAGGCGAACAGCGGTCTTTTTTCCAAAAGTCACCCGCTGCAAACTATCTGCGTATCCAGAAGGGGCTAAGGATGGAGCGGAAGCTCGACACCTCTGAGGCGCAAGTGATGGTGAGCGAGTTCCCCAGCATCGAGTTCGATCAAGCTCTGATCGTGACCGATCGTAACCTGTACgcggtcgagctggccgaCAGTGGACGCAGCCTGTTCCTCAGTTTGGCTCATCGCTGTATCTGGGCGGCCTGTGAGGACTTCTGTACCACGTTCGGTCTCCCGCTGGCCACATGCATTGAGTATGCGGGCGATGTGCTGCTACGACGGAAGCGCATCTCGGAAGCACTCATGACGTACAATGTGGCCCGTTTGTCGCCGATGAAGACGGCCCTGAAGCTGGCGCTGGCAAACGAAAGCAAAGCACTGATGAAACTGTGCGCAATGGCGCTAAGAAACACGCACATCATCGGGAGCCAGTACCTGATGCACGACATTATGCGGCTGCTCGTGGACGAGGCACATCTGGGCAATGTGGTGTACGATTCGTTGATTAAC TTAAATTGTCGCACGTCCCTACAACCCATCAACACCGGTGCCCAGTGTAGTGACTTCTCGTACGACAACGATGACGCCCTGCTGGACGTGCAGATTTCACCGTCGGATCAGTTTCATCTGTCGAACCTAATGTTCCTGACGCTCTGCGAGCGCTGTGCACAGGACAAAAATTACATCCCGCTGTGGAACTTTATCGTCACCAACAGCAAGTACCATACGAGCCTCGCTTGCATCATGCTGGCCCACAGCAAGCTCTACTCGACATCTGTGCTACTGGCGATGACACGCGGCACCTGCCTCGACGTGTTCAGTTGTCTCGTTGGCACGTGGGAACAAACGGCCGCTGAAACGCCTCCGACGGCCGCCGAAACAAACGCCTTCATGTACAATCTCTCCAACGAACTGTTTATGGAGTGCCTAATCTATCTGCAGGACTTTACCGTTAATTATTTCGAGCTGATTCGCAAACAGCTCGAAGTGTTCGACATTAACGTGCTCGAGCGACTCGTCCGGCAGCTCAATCCCTTTCACCCCGTGTATCGGCCGCTGCTGCATCGCCTATCGAACCACGAAAGCACCGCCCAAGAACCATCCGGTCGCCATCTGCTGTTCTTCTGCAAGGCACTCATCGAAACGTTCTTGGCCGTAGCGATTCGGGCCCAGCAGCTAAAGGTGCACCATGAAGGAGGTTCGTTCCTAAATGCCCTCAAACACGTGCGGGTACGTCACGAGGAGCGCGCCGTCGAGATGAACCTGCAGCAGTTCAGCCCGATTGCCACGGGATTTTCTCATGCCGTTACCGTTGTCCGGCACGCAGCGTTCGTTTGGGGCTCGAACGGTATCAACTGTGCGTTGAGCCGGACCTCTCTGCAGGGTGATACGATCGGACTGAACGGCTTACCACCGGAGGTCAGCTTTCTTCGGCAGATCGATCTCGATGTGCTGGCCGCTCAATGCGGACGGCTTCATACGCTATTCTTAACGAGCAATGGG CTTTACGCGATGGGTTCGAATAATCTTGGACAGCTAGGCATTGGAAGTCACGTGATCAATGCTTTGCAACCGATGCTCGTCAAGAGTCTCGATGGCAAGAACATCACACACTTTGCTGTCGGTCAGTATCATAACGCGGTCGTTGCCAATGGTCTTCTGTACACTTGGGG ATGGGGTGTGTTTGGCCAGCTCGGGCACGGCAAGGTGGACGATAGTAGCAAGCCAAAAGTATTGGAGTTCTTCCGCAACAAG ATAATCCTACAGTTAGCCCTCGGACACGCCCATACTTTGGTGCTGTGCAGGGACAACTGTGATGTTCACAGCTCGCTGTACGTGTTCGGTTCGAACCACTACGGTCAGCTTGGATTAGGACAGGAAGACCCTTTCGGTACCACTGTCGACACGCGGAACGGGAAATCGTTCTTGGTTTCGTTGGTTCCCCGGAGAGTGCAGTTGGGCGAGGAGATCGCTCTTATCAACACGAATCTGTTCGTGAAT CTCATTCTCACCACGTGCAACAAACTGTACACTTGGGGAGCGTCCCCGCAGGCACTTCGTTTGGCTACGCAAGCCAAAAAGCGAGCCAAATCCAACAAAGGGGGAGGCGGATTCTCCAAGTTCAGCTCAATGCTACGAtcgacaccgccgccgtcggcttCGTCAGGCGATCGAAAATCATCACAAACCATCGAGGAAGAACCCGAGCCCCAAGTAAGAAGTTGTTTGGCGCAGGATGCTGAAGCCAGTGAGCAGGTTCCCGAGATAGCGAAGAATTCGAACTCCACATCCCCTAGCGAACAACTGGAGGATGAGAGTGTAACAGGACAATCAGGTGTGAGTGTACCGGAGATAAAAATTACGGACGAAAGTACCCCCTCGACTGCCGGTGACAAACAGTCGGAGGTGGACGATAAGGTGCCACCCGGAGACGATGCATTGGAGCATCTCTTTCCTTCGCTGGTCGATACTTCACTCGTAGAGGGAAACATCGTTAAG ATCTCTAGCGGGTTGTATCACTTTGCGCTCGTAACGACGGATGGTGCCCTTTATACGTGGGGTAAAAACATCGAGCGTCAGCTGGGACGGGAAGGTGGGCGGAACGAGGTGTTGATACCGACGAGACTCGAGGCTATCGATAACGTGCAGTACGTTGAGTGTGGGGCAGACTTTACCATCGTCATGACCGGCGATTATGGCGTGAAAGCTTGGGGCAATAACAATATGGGTCAATGCGCAAAGGAGATCAGCCTCGATCGAACTGGCGTTCCCGGGAAGTTAGTCCGCTTGCCCATTTCTAATCGTGTCGTGCGCATCCCCGACAAATCGCAATTCATCGAGACACCCCATGACGTACGGTTGCCGATAAACGGTGGTCTAGGGTACGGTGAGCCGATGCGCTTCCTGAAGTCGATGCCAAAGttccgccgttcgttcgtggtGAAAAGCTCTCTGGAGAAGCTGATCAGCAATAATTTATCGACAATAAGCTCGAGTCTCAATGACGTCAGTCAAGCCGAGGTGGATGACCTGCTGGTGGAGCTACCAGAAACCGTGACCGAAGGACGGCTTCATGCCGGAGGGAGTACGATGTCTTCGTTGCAATCGGTTTCGTACGCCACCTCTCCGACGTCTCTTGCGttggatgatgacgatgatgacgacgaggaagacgacgacgacgacgatggtgacgaggaagaggaagaacaGGGCGAGAATGGAGAGCCTGGTGAACACAAAGCGATGGAAGTGACCGACGGGTCAACGGATTCTTCACGACTCTTCACTGAGCGCCATCTGTTGGGCAACGATTTTATTCACTACTGCCTGTACCTTTTCTACGGACTCTACAGCCAGGAAGGCGTTCTAGACTTGATCAAACGCAGCAACGAGTACCACATCCGCATGACGCTGCTGAGCTACGATTATGTCGAGGGGTTCCGATTGATCCTGGAGCTGCTCTCCTCGTCCCTgtcttcttccgcttcgtcGACGTCGATAGCACGACAAACGCAGAACCTGGTTAAGATTTTCGAGTACTTCACCAAAGACACCAGCATTGTACCGATGGAGGTCGGCAATATCAAATACTTTATCTACGAGCTATTTATGTTCTTCATCCGCCACAACCTAACGGTGACCGTGCTGGAAGAGTTTTTTCTCCGAAATCTCGACTGCTACTTGGTCCCGTTGGCGTCCGTACTGTACTTTCATAACACCAACAACCTGGTGAGTCCGCGATCCGCCAATAGCGCTGGTGCTACCGTCGACGCAGAGGTGTTGGCACTCGAGCGAAAGTTGTTGGATAAGttcaacaataacaacaactcGCTGCTAGCTGGTGGGTCGCTGGGGGGAGAGGAAGGCCTCCAGTTGCCCGGCAACGGGCCGAATGTTGCCCGAAAGCTAGAGAATACCGATACGATCTGCGGAGCTCTGAGCACTTCCTTCAACGTAACGATCTGTCAGAAGCTGCTCGAGCACTTCGACCGCTGTAAATGA